A stretch of Spirosoma oryzicola DNA encodes these proteins:
- a CDS encoding quinone-dependent dihydroorotate dehydrogenase — translation MYKRIILPLLFRFDAETIHHAVTTVLKFGLALPGVSAVCRRLFVIEDQRLNRTVFGLTFPNPVGMAAGFDKNAELVSELSDLGFGFVEIGTVTPRPQPGNPRPRLFRLKADGGLINRMGFNNKGAGPAGGRLRHFAKNRGGRNVIIGGNIGKNKDTPNESALNDYLISFRELFDAVDYFVVNVSSPNTPGLRDLQEREPLTRLLTALQTENRQRATPKPILLKIAPDLTNGQLDDIIAIVSDTGIAGVIATNTTISRDGLRTDSATVSQIGAGGVSGRPLRERSTEVIRYLHQQSGGAFPIVGVGGIFSPEDAQEKLQAGASLIQVYTSFIYEGPGLAKRINRALLKDVVTSPLPTA, via the coding sequence ATGTATAAGCGCATTATTCTGCCCTTGCTGTTCCGTTTCGATGCGGAAACGATTCATCATGCCGTTACAACGGTGCTTAAATTTGGCCTAGCCCTTCCCGGTGTATCCGCCGTTTGCCGCAGATTATTCGTCATTGAGGATCAACGTTTAAACCGTACCGTTTTCGGACTTACGTTTCCAAATCCGGTTGGAATGGCAGCCGGGTTCGACAAAAACGCCGAACTGGTCAGCGAGTTGAGTGACCTGGGTTTTGGTTTCGTTGAGATTGGCACCGTAACCCCACGCCCGCAACCGGGAAATCCCCGCCCCCGTCTGTTTCGGTTAAAAGCCGATGGTGGCTTGATTAACCGAATGGGTTTCAACAATAAAGGAGCAGGACCGGCGGGTGGACGATTGCGTCACTTCGCCAAAAACCGGGGCGGACGCAACGTGATTATTGGCGGCAACATCGGTAAGAATAAAGATACCCCGAACGAAAGTGCGCTGAACGATTACCTTATCAGTTTCCGTGAGTTGTTTGATGCGGTCGATTACTTCGTAGTTAACGTTAGCTCGCCCAACACACCGGGGCTGCGCGACCTTCAGGAACGGGAACCCCTAACCCGTTTGCTGACCGCTTTACAAACCGAAAATCGTCAACGGGCCACTCCTAAGCCGATTTTATTGAAAATAGCGCCCGATTTAACCAACGGGCAGTTGGACGATATCATCGCCATCGTCAGCGATACCGGCATCGCAGGCGTCATTGCAACCAACACGACGATAAGCCGCGACGGTTTACGAACAGACTCAGCCACCGTCTCCCAGATCGGTGCTGGTGGTGTGAGCGGACGCCCCTTGCGCGAGCGTTCGACGGAGGTGATTCGTTACCTGCACCAGCAGTCGGGCGGGGCGTTTCCAATCGTTGGGGTTGGTGGTATCTTCTCCCCCGAAGATGCGCAGGAAAAACTCCAAGCGGGAGCGAGTTTGATTCAGGTTTATACCAGCTTCATCTACGAAGGGCCAGGACTGGCAAAGCGCATCAACAGGGCCCTATTGAAGGACGTGGTAACCTCGCCCCTACCGACTGCCTAG
- the cysM gene encoding cysteine synthase CysM, translated as MATLLDLVGNTPLIELNRLNPNPNVRLYGKLEGTNPGGSVKDRAAASMIQGALSRGELKPGMKLIEATSGNTGIALAMIARLYDIDIELVMPENSTRERVLTMEAFGAKVILTETIEGARDYAEDQVKKGGYLMLNQFTNPDNYLAHYRTTGPEIWRDTDGQITHFVSSMGTTGTIMGTSRYLKEQNPAIQIVGCQPTDGSSIPGIRKWPVEYLPKIFEPQRVDRVIDVSADDATQQTRKLASVEGVFAGMSSGGAVWAAQQLAQELDSGVIVCIICDRGDRYLSSDLFG; from the coding sequence ATGGCAACCCTGCTTGATTTAGTCGGCAATACGCCGTTGATAGAATTGAATCGCCTGAACCCTAATCCCAACGTTCGATTGTATGGTAAGCTCGAAGGCACGAACCCCGGTGGTAGTGTGAAAGACAGAGCTGCTGCCAGCATGATTCAGGGCGCGTTATCTCGTGGCGAATTAAAACCGGGCATGAAGCTTATCGAAGCGACCAGTGGTAACACCGGCATTGCTTTAGCCATGATTGCCCGACTTTACGACATAGATATTGAGTTGGTCATGCCCGAAAACTCTACGCGGGAGCGGGTACTGACCATGGAAGCATTCGGTGCAAAAGTGATCTTGACCGAAACCATTGAAGGAGCCCGCGATTACGCCGAAGACCAGGTCAAAAAAGGAGGTTATCTGATGCTTAATCAGTTTACTAACCCCGATAATTACTTAGCGCACTACCGAACCACCGGACCGGAAATCTGGCGCGATACAGACGGGCAGATTACTCACTTTGTTTCGTCGATGGGAACCACAGGTACGATCATGGGAACCTCCCGTTATTTGAAAGAGCAAAATCCGGCTATACAGATCGTCGGTTGCCAGCCAACGGATGGCTCGTCGATTCCAGGCATTCGGAAATGGCCCGTCGAATACCTGCCCAAGATTTTTGAACCGCAACGAGTAGACCGCGTCATTGACGTATCAGCCGATGATGCTACTCAGCAAACGCGGAAGCTGGCGAGCGTAGAAGGTGTTTTCGCGGGTATGAGCAGCGGTGGTGCCGTATGGGCTGCCCAGCAGTTAGCCCAGGAGCTGGATTCAGGGGTTATTGTCTGCATTATCTGCGACCGGGGCGACCGCTACCTTTCTTCCGACTTATTTGGGTAA
- a CDS encoding LytR/AlgR family response regulator transcription factor, with protein MKAALLQEPLSSAYVEQIALQFDMPDLVLPFWGYRKKMPMHQIVRLEGEGNYTLFHFSDGSQLMVSLTLKKMESRLSSKVFVRPHKKNIINLLYLEGVYPETVQPKRPQLSVGLVNGHRIEVSRRKASQFIKQVKGFQEEIQSLNS; from the coding sequence ATGAAAGCCGCTTTGCTTCAAGAGCCGCTATCCAGCGCCTATGTCGAACAAATTGCTCTCCAGTTCGACATGCCCGATCTCGTTTTACCATTCTGGGGTTACCGCAAAAAGATGCCGATGCATCAAATTGTTCGGCTGGAAGGAGAAGGTAATTACACCCTCTTTCACTTCTCGGATGGTAGCCAGCTCATGGTTTCGCTGACGCTTAAAAAAATGGAGAGTCGGTTGTCATCAAAGGTCTTTGTCCGACCGCACAAAAAAAATATTATCAATCTGCTGTATCTGGAAGGTGTTTATCCGGAGACCGTTCAGCCGAAACGACCACAACTGAGTGTTGGTTTGGTCAATGGTCATCGGATAGAAGTATCGCGCCGGAAAGCCAGCCAGTTCATCAAACAAGTGAAAGGATTTCAGGAGGAAATTCAGTCCTTAAATAGTTAG